The genomic region AGTTGTTTAAAAAAGACGGCGAAGCGATGAAAATCGACGGTTTTTACTCGAAAGACGGTGTAGTGAATATCATCTTTAATAAAGACGGCCTTGGGAATTTTGACATTGCGTTAAAAGATCAGAAAGAAGACAAGCCATCCGACAGTAAGCCGTTTGCGTTGAATCTGAAAAAATACGAGATCGAAAATCTGCGTTTTACCTATAGCGATGAAAAGTCCAAAATCAAAATGGTGGTGGATAGTCTGAATCACGAAGGAACGGGAAATTTTGCCGCTCAGAAATTGGATTTGGTAACGAAATCATCGGCCAGATTGTCGTTGGATATGGATAAGGTGAAATATATGAAAAACGTATCGCTTAACCTGGATGCGGTTTTAGGAATTGACTTAGAAAAACAAAAATATACTTTTAAGGAGAATAAAGCACTGATCAATCAGTTGCCGCTGGAGTTTGATGGGTTTATTCAAATGGTGGAAAAAGGTCAGGTGTATGATCTTAAATTTAAAACGCCAACGTCTTCGTTTAAAAACTTCCTGGGGTTAGTGCCGGAAGCCTATGCCGGAAATCTGAACACGGTTAAAACAACCGGCGATTTTAAAGTGGATGGTACGGTTAAGGGAGTGCTTACGGATACAACAATTCCGAAATTTAAAATTGAAATTGCATCCGATAATGCATCGTTCCAATATCCGGACTTACCGAAATCGGTGCAGAATATCGTGATCGATACTTATATTGTAAACGAAACAGGGTTGATGAATGATACCTATGTCAATCTGGATAAGTTGTCGTTCCGTATTGATCAGGATGTATTTAATGCGAAAGCCAATATCAAAAATATTACACAAAATGCGTTGGTTGATGCCGAATTAAAAGGGGTGATCAATCTGGCAAATGTAACCAAAGCGTATCCGGTAAAACTGGAAAAACCGCTATCGGGAATCTTAAAAGCTAATGTGGTCACGAAGTTTGATATGAAATCGGTGGAAACAAGTCAGTATCAGAATATACAAAATTCCGGAAATATCAGTCTGACCGGGTTTAATTATGCCGGTCCGGAATTAGCGAAACCGATCCAGATCAAACAGGCTACAGTAGCCTTTAATCCAAATCAGATCCGATTGAATCAATTGGATGCCGTGACCGGGAAATCGGATATTAAAGTAGCAGGAACGCTGGATAATTTCTACGGATTTGTCTTTAAAAAACAGGTCCTGAAAGGGAATTTCGATATGAGTTCGAACCAGTTGTTGGTGTCGGATTTTATGACGCCATCGGTACCGGAAGCAACAAAAACGAAAACGGCTACGCCTAAGGAAGCGGTTAAAATTCCAGCATTTTTGGATTGTACGATTACAGCCAAAGCCAATACGGTGGTGTATGATAACCTGACATTAAAAGCGGTTTCGGGTAAAATGATTATTAAAGATGAGGCGGTAAAACTGGAAAATGTAAAAACCAATATGTTCGACGGTCAGATTGGGGTAGATGGTATGGTGTCGACAAAAGGTGCGGTGCCGAAGTTTGATATGAATCTGGGCTTAAATGCTGTCGATATCGCGAAGTCGTTTACACAATTGGATATGTTGAAATCGATTGCGCCGATTGCTGGTGTGATCAATGGAAAATTGAATTCGACAATCAAGTTGTCCGGAAATCTGGATGCCAAAGAAATGACGCCGGATCTGAAAACGATTTCCGGAGATTTATTAGGACAGTTATTGTCGACATCAATCAATGCGAAGAATTCGAATTTATTGAATGCTTTGGATGGAAGCCTGAAGTTTATCGATTTGGATAAGTTAAATCTGAACAACCTGAAAGCGCATTTGTCGTTCGATAATGGAAAGGTAAATGTAAAACCATTTGATATCAAATATCAGGATATCAAAGTGACGGTTGGTGGGCAACACGGGTTTGATCAATCAATGAATTACAATCTGAAATTTGATGTACCGGCGAAATATCTGGGATCGGATGTGAATAAGTTGTTAGCGAAGTTGTCGCCATCCGATGCGAATAAATTACAGAATATACCGGTCAATGCAATTTTAACCGGAAGCTTTAAAAATCCTAAGGTTTCTACCGATTTAAACCAGGCGGTAACCAATATCTCAAATCAGTTGATCCAACAACAAAAAGACAAACTGATCAATCAGGGAACCGGAGCATTGGAGAATCTTTTGGGCGGTGGTAAAAAGAATACCGGAACCGGAACAACGGCCGATACAACCAAAACCAAACCGAAAGACGATATTAAAAATACAGCTGCGAATGCCATAAAGGGGCTCTTTGGGAAAAAGAAAAAAGAAGAATAAAAGAAGGCTATCCAAACGGATAGCCTTCTTTATATCTTTTTATTTTACACCTGACCGGCTTTTAAAACCGGTCAGGTGTTATAACTAAATTTTACATTGTGATTTTAACTACATAACCCTCAAAGGTTCGGATGTTAAAAACGGTACCGTCTTCAAAAATCAGGTACTGGCCTTTAATTCCGGTTAGTCGGCCGTTAAAAACCGGTGTTTTATCCAGACTCAGGCTGTTGACTTTCTTCGGGTATTGAAGAACCGGATAGTCCAGATGGTATAGCTTTTCGGGTGTTGGTGCGAAATACGGTTTTACTTCGTCCGGTAATAACGATTCCAGTTTATTGCGTTCGGATACGATATCAATGGACGGGACTTCATTTTGCAGCATTTTTCGCCAGTTGGTTTTGTCTGAAAAATGATCTTTTAGTGCGACCTCGGCGATTCCGGCCAGATAACGATTCGGAACTTCTACGATCGGAACGGCTTCTATAGCACCCTGATCAATCCAACGCGTCGGAACCTGGGTTTTACGGGTAACGCCTACTTTGACTTCGCTGGATAGGGCGAGGTATACAATGTGGGGTTGTAATTGAACTCTTTTTTCATATTCCAAATCCCGGTCTTCTATGTCAAGATGTGCGGTGCTGAGTTCCGGTTTCATAATCCAGTCGCCAGCCGAAGCGCTCGACATAAAGCAATCATAACAGAATCCCTGTCGGAAAATCTTCTTTTTCTTGCCACAGTTCAGGCACTGGTAGCCCTGAAAAGCGATTTCCAATTCTTTATTTAGTAATTGGTTGACATTCAAAAAGCTGTTTTCAAAAACAAGGTAATATTGTATCGGATTCCCGATTTCCGTTTGCATCTTAGTCAGTACACCGTCGTATTGCATTTTGTAAATTTCAGGTTTAAGTATTAGGATTTGCAGTGAAGCCGAGTGTTTCCTGCTGTTTTTTTCTTATTTTTGGTAATGATGTAAAAGTACAAACTTTGGTTTGAATAATGCCAAAACAAATCTTTTTAACCGGAATATACTAAAATATGGCCCTGACAATAATTAACTCGATTGCTTCCTGGATACTAAAAAAACGAATTCATCAAATGGAGTTGTTTCTGAAATACCCCAATGAAGTACAGGAAGAACTGCTGTTTAGCTTATTGCGTACGGCAGAACCTACTATTATTGGTCAGAAATATGAATTTTCGTCCATCAGAAGTTATAAGACGTTTACAGAGCGCGTTCCGGTATCGACCTATGAAGAACTCGAACCATTGATCGAAAGAACCCGAAAAGGGGAGCAAAATGTGTTTTGGAATACACCAATCAAATGGTTTGCAAAATCCAGCGGAACAACCAATGCCAAAAGTAAGTTTATCCCGGTGAGTAGTGAAGCTTTGGAGGATTGTCATTATAAAGCCAGTAAAGATTTACTGTGTTTGTATCTGAATAATAATGAAAATTCACAGTTGTTTACAGGTAAGAGCCTTCGCTTGGGAGGAAGTAAGCAATTGTATGAAGATAACAATACCTTTTTTGGCGATTTGTCGGCGATCCTGATCGATAATATGCCTTTCTGGGCAGAATTTAGTAGTACTCCAAGTAATAAGGTGTCGTTAATGAGTGAATGGGAATCTAAAATTCAGGCGATCATACAGGAGACGGTTATGGAAAATGTAACCAGTTTTGCCGGTGTGCCTTCCTGGATGTTAGTATTGTTAAACCGGGTTTTGGAAGAAACCGGGAAAAATAATCTGGCCGAATTATGGCCTAATGTTGAGGTGTATTTCCATGGAGGGGTTAGTTTTGAACCGTATCGCGAGCAATATAAACGATTATTGCCAAAAGAGGATTTCCGCTATTACGAAATTTATAATGCTTCTGAAGGTTTTTTTGCGATTCAGGATCTGAATAATTCCAATGATCTGTTGTTGATGCTGGATTACGGAATTTTCTACGAATTTATTCCGATGGATGCTTTTGGAACACCGGAACAGAAAGTGATCCGTCTGTCGGAAGTGGAGTTGAATAAAAACTATGCGGTGGTGATTACAACCAATTCCGGGTTGTGGCGTTATCTGATAGGAGATACGGTGCGGTTTACCTCATTAAACCCGTATCGTATTAAAGTGACGGGAAGAACAAAACACCATATCAATGTATTTGGTGAAGAGTTGATGGTTGAAAATACCGATAAAGCCATTTCTAAAGCCTGTCAGGAAACCAATTCCGAGGTAATTGATTATACGGTAGCGCCAATTTTTATGAAAGGTCGCGAAAAAGGAGCACACGAATGGATGATTGAATTCCGTAGAAAACCGGAAAATATCGAACTTTTCCGTAAAAAACTGGACGAAGCATTGCAAACGGTAAACTCTGATTATGAGGCAAAACGATACAATAATATGACATTGAATCCGTTAGTGTTGAATGTTGCGCGAACCAATCTGTTTTACGACTGGCTGAAAGAGCAGGATAAACTGGGCGGACAACATAAAATTCCGCGACTGTCGAATAGCCGGGAATACCTGGACCGACTTAAGGCTTTACAATATATTCAAATAGACTGATTATGAAAAAACGGATTGTTTTTATAGTAGCAGGGATCCTTTTGGTTTCCTGTGGGCCCAAACGGTTAGGGTGTGGTCCGCGACGATGTGATACCGATATCAAAAAGATAGAAAAATCGGATGTGTTAATTCAAAAAGCTACTAAAACGGCATAAAAAAACCTCGCAATTGCGAGGTTTTAAAATTCTTAGAAAGTTCTAATTATTTTTTTGCAGCGTCAGCAGCTGGAGCAGCAGTTTCTGTAGCTGGAGCAGCCTCAGTAGCTGGAGCAGCCTCAGTAGTAGCAGCAGCAGAGTCAACAGTAGTAGCAGCAGCTTCTACAGCCTCTTCAGCAGGAGCAGCAACTTCTTCAGTTACAGGCTCTTCAGTTTTAGTTTCTTTACAAGAAACGAAAGAAACACTCATCATAGCTACTAATGCTAAGCTTAAAACAACTTTTTTCATCTTACTAAATTATAAAGGTTAATTATTAATTCGGAGCAAAGATATAAAATTTTTGATACGTAATAATATTTACTAAAATATTTTTTGCTCCCGGATTATGTTTTTTTTTTGAAAAACAGATAGCTCGTTTATAAAATGCCCTGTTTTGTTGGGTTTTCGATTGTAACTATCTGTTTTCTACTATTTTGTGTTGAGGTTAAAAATGTGTTATTTTTTCTTGTTTTGAACGATTTTCATCTCGTCAACCAGGTGTTTTGCCCCTGCATATTTGTCAATTATAAACAAAACATAGCGAATATCGACCATAATATTGCGGCAAATCGCCGGATCGTAGTGAATATCGCTCATGGTTCCTTCCCAAACACGGTCGAAATTTAACCCGATCAGGTTGCCTTCCGCATCCAACGCAGGGCTTCCGGAGTTACCACCCGTTGTATGATTTGTTCCGATAAAACATACCGGCATACGTCCTTTTTCGGCATATTGTCCGTAATCTTTAGTATTGTATAAAGAGATTAGTTTGGCAGGTACGTCAAATTCATAATCACCCGGTACGTATTTTTCGATCACACCATCCAGATACGTCATCGGTTCATAGATCACCGCATCGCTAGGACTGTAACCTTTTACTTTTCCGTAGGTAACACGTAAGGTGCTGTTGGCATCCGGGAAAATACGGTTATTCGGGAATAATTCCAGAATAGCTTTCATATAGGTACGTTGTAACGCGATGTTTTTAAGGTTCAGTTCGTCGTATTTTGGAGCTACATTTTTAAGGTAACTATCAGCCATCGATTTTACCAACTGGAAACCTTTGTCCTTGTTGATGCGCTCTATTACCGTTTTAGCATCGCCATTCAACAATTCTTTTAAATTGTTATAGCTGGTTAGTTTGGACTGACTGTATACTTCTTCGGTTAATTTTTTAGTGTCAACATTTGTCAAACTCGCCGGTAAAAACTGTTTTGGCGACTTAGTAACGTATAAGGCGATTAGTTGTTCAAAAACTTTTTCGTCTACATTCGCGTTAAAATCTTTGTATAAATCTTCAAAACCGGCAATCAGGTTGTTTTTACGATCGTTAAAAGCTTGTTCACCTTTAGCATTGTAAACCTGTTCCAATTGGAATAAACGGTATCCGAAACTCAATAATTCGGTATTTCGTAAAACCACTTCGGTATAATAATCACGGCTCAGGGCATACGGAGCGATTTCGGTGTAGTTCTTTTTAAAGTCGGCTAACAGATTGCCATATTCGGCCTGTTTTCCGGATTTTACCACTTTCTCCTGGAATTCCTGCTCAAACTTTTGTTTGATGGCCAAAGCGTTTGATTTTTTTAAACCTTTGGTTTCGCCGATCCATTTTTTCCAGTAGTTCGCAATGCTGGCATATTTGGAAGCATATTGAATTTTGATCGCGTTGTCTTTACGCATAAATCCGTCCTGAACTTTTAAAGCTGCATCACGCACTTCGATTTTTGCCGGATTCAGATCGTTTACAATTTGTGCCACAGCATACGACGGAAGGTATTCCTGAGTACGACCCGGGTAACCCATTACCATGGTAAAATCGTTTTCTTTAACGCCTTTTATAGAAACCGGGAAGAAATGTTTCGGTTTGTAGGGTACGTTATCTTTGGAATATGCAGCCGGGCGGTTGTTTTTATCAGCGTAGATTCGGAATAAAGAAAAATCTCCGGTATGGCGTGGCCAAACCCAGTTGTCGGTATCCGATCCGAATTTCCCGATTGATGATGGCGGAGCACCAACCAAACGAACATCGCTATAGGTTTCCGTTAGGAATAGGATATACTGGTTTCCGTCATAAAAAGTACGGATTTTGTTTTCCTGCCAGGATTCCTTTGGTAACGTACGGCTTAGGGTACTGATGTTTTCCTGGATTTTCTTTTGTTTGTCAGCTTCACTTGTCAGTGCGGCAACACCTTCCAGTACTTTATTGGTTACATCTTCAATTTTTACAATAAAAGTTACTTCCAGATCTTTGTTCGGTAGTTCGTCTTCTTGTTTCATCGCCCAGAATCCGTTGGTCAAATAGTCATGATCAACAGTTGAGTGGGATTGGATTTCGCCATATCCACAGTGATGGTTGGTTAATAATAAACCTTTGGAGGAAATGACTTCTGAGGTACAACCACCGTTAAAATGCGGTACAGCATCTTTTAAACTGGATTTGTTGACATCATAAATATCGGCAGCCGATATTTTCATTCCTAAGGTTTTCATCTCTTTTTCGTTCATTCCTTTTAAAAGCGAAGGAATCCACATTCCGCCCTGTTGCGCGGAAACCGGTAAAACGAACAATAGGACAAGTAGTCTTAAAAGTTTCATTGGATTGTTTTTATTTGATTATTTTGGTTATACGACTTTGTATTTCATGATTTTACGGTTGTGATCGGTAAAATTCTGGGCAAGATACAATTTTTGAGCCTTTTCGTTATGGTTTTCAACTTCCAGGTAGAGAACTTTTAACTTTAATTTAAGAGCTTCCGATTGGATAAAATGGATGGCTTGCTTGCCAATTCCTTTACCGCGGGCTTTTTCAGAAAGATACAATTCGTCTAAAAAAGCATAACGGCCTTTGTATTCAAAACTAAAAATAAAAGTAAGAATCACATAGCCTACCAGAATATCGTCTGAATAAATCAGCCAGGCTTTTCCCAGATTTTCATCGTTTATAAATGTTTCAAAAAGCGATTCGGTAGTCGGGATATCGATAGGGTAGTTGTCGATCGCATAGAAATCCTGCATCATCGTAATGATGTCGGGAATATGCTGATGGTCCAAAGGTTTAAACTGCGTATTCATTTTTGATATGGTTTACAATGCTCTTAGTGGCATTTTGATTCATTTGTACGAAAGTGCTGCAAATATGACCTTTTTCGAAACGGATGTCTTCGTTTTGAATCAGATTGGAAAAGGCTTCGTCAAGTTCTTTTTGGTTTGAAATGGAAATACAGCCTTCCATGTTAACCAGCGCTATGGCTTCGGCAAAATGGGAAAAATTAGGGCCAATTACAATCGGTACGCCAAAGGTGGCTGGTTCCAATATATTGTGAACACCCGGTTTGCCAAAACCGCCGCCTACATAGGCAATGTCGGCATAACTGTAGATCTTGGTCAGGATGCCAATGGTGTCGATAATAAAAACATCGTAATCGCTTAAATCGGAAACGGAATTTTTTTTGGAAAATAAAACCGTTTTTCGGGAAATGCTTTTTTGGAGTTCCTGAATTTGTTCGGTTTTGATATTGTGTGGCGCAATGATAAACTTTACCGGATCGGTACAACGGTTAATATAGTCCACAAGTAGTGTTTCGTCTTTTGGCCAGGAGCTGCCAATGACGATAGTGGTCGTATCGGCTTTAAAGTTTTCGATAAAATCCAAAGTGTTGTCGCGTTCCAAAATAGCCGATACCCGGTCAAATCGGGTGTCACCGCTCACTTTTACATTGTGAAATCCGATGCTTTGTAAAAGCTGTTTCGATTTTTCATTCTGAACAAAAAAGTAACGAAAGCTTTTTAGCGCGTTTCGGTAAAACGAACCATACCATTTAAAAAACGATTGTTTTTCGCGGAAAATTCCCGAAACCAGATAGGTCGGAATTTGGTGTTGTTGTAAAACATCCAGATAATTCGGCCAGTATTCGTATTTGATAAAAAATACAAGATCGGGATGAACGGCTTTGATAAAACGGACGGCATTCAATCGGGTGTCCAACGGTAAATATACGGTGACATCGGCTATGGTATTGTTTTTTCGAACCTCATAACCCGATGGGGAAAAAAAGGTCAGTACAATTTTATGCGATGGATAATGGGCTTTGATTTGTTCCATTACCGGAAGCCCTTGTTCGTATTCGCCCAGTGACGCGGCATGGAACCAGATGGTTTTATCGGTAGGTTGTATGGCGGATTCCAATGTGGTAAAAACATTTTTCCGTCCTTCGGTAAACAGCTTAATTTTAGGGCTTACCATAGCAATAAAACGGATCAGAAAACCAGCTATCCGAACCAGTAAATCGTATAAAAAAAACATAGGCGAAAATTTGTGTCGCTAAATTACGGTTCTTTACGTTAATTTGATTGGTGTAACGTCATTAAATGAGTATTTTTGCTTGTTTTAATTCCTTTTCCAAAAGGAATTTCAAATCGTTACAAAGCAATTTAGAAAGCACATGAGAAAAATACAAATGGTTGATCTTAAGGGTCAATACGAACAAATAAAAGAGCAGGTTAACCAGTCAATCCAGGAAGTACTGGATACCACAACATTTATCAACGGGCCGCAGGTACATCAATTCCAAAAATCATTGGAGGAATATCTGGATGTGAAACACGTAATTCCGTGTGCGAATGGTACCGATGCCCTTCAGATCGCCATGATGGGATTGGGATTGCAACCCGGTGATGAGGTGATTACAGCCGATTTTACGTTTGCCGCTACCGTTGAGGTGATTGCCTTGTTGCAACTGACTCCGGTTTTGGTTGATGTGGATCCGGATACGTTTAATATTTCGGTGGACGCCATTAAAAAAGCGATCACGCCAAAAACAAAAGCCATTGTTCCGGTACATATGTTCGGACAGGCGGCGAATATGGAAGCCATCATGGCGGTTGCAAAGGAATACAATCTGTTTGTGATCGAAGATAATGCGCAGGCAATCGGAGCCGATTATGAATATGCCGATGGTAGTAAAAAGAAAGTGGGAACGATTGGACATGTGGCGTCGACCTCATTTTTCCCGTCTAAAAACTTAGGATGTTATGGTGATGGTGGTGCCATTTTTACCAACGATGACGAACTGGCTTATAAATTACGCGGAATCGTAAACCACGGAATGTACGTACGTTACCATCACGATGTAGTGGGTGTGAATTCCCGTTTGGATAGTATGCAGGCGGCGGTTTTAAACGCGAAGTTGCCAAGATTGGATGTGTATAACGACGCGCGTCAGTTGGCAGCTCAAAAATATGATGCGGCTCTTGCCGGACATGCGAATATTGTAACTCCGGTTGTAAAAGGCGATAAAGGAAGCCATGTGTTTCATCAATATACGTTGCGAATTCTAAATGCCGATCGCAATGCGTTAATGCAGCACCTGATCGATAAAGGGATTCCATGTGCCATTTATTATCCGATTCCGTTACACAGTCAGAAAGCGTATGCTGATAGCCGTTATAATGAAGCCGATTTCCCGGTAACAAATCAATTGGTGAATGAAGTGATTTCATTACCAATGCATACCGAACTGGATGACGAACAGATTAAATTTATTACCGATAGTATTCTGGAATTTTTAAAATAAACCTTTTCACGTATATTCGTGTTCATATTCAAAAATAAATGAAAGTAGTTGTTACCGGAGGTTTAGGTTTTATCGGATCCCATACTGTAGTGGAATTATACCGTCAGGGGTTTGAAGTGGTTATTGTCGATAATCTGTCGAATTCATCTATCGATGTTTTAACAGGTATTGAAAAAATAATCGGGGTGAAACCGGTATTTGAGCAGATTGATCTGCGCGATAAAGCTGTTGTAACTGCTTTTTTTGAAAAACACAACGATAGTATTGGTGTTATTCATTTTGCCGCTTCAAAAGCAGTGGGCGAAAGTGTGGAAAATCCATTACTGTATTATGAAAATAATATTGCGTCCTTAGTTTACCTGTTACAGGAATTACAAAAGAAAAAAGAAGCGTATTTTATTTTCAGCTCTTCGTGTACCGTATACGGTCAGGCCGAAAATATGCCGATCACGGAGTGTGCTTCGGTACAACCGGCAATGTCTCCGTATGGGAATACAAAAAGGATTGGAGAAGAAATTATTAATGATGTAGCTAAAGTTTCCGGAATCAATGCGATTTTGTTGCGTTATTTTAATCCGATTGGCGCTCACGAAACCGCCGAAATTGGTGAACTTCCAGTAGGCGTACCGCAAAATCTGGTGCCGTTTATTACGCAAACCGCTATTGGTATCCGTAAGGAATTATCGGTGTATGGCGACGATTATCCAACAGCTGACGGAACCTGTATCCGCGATTATATTCATGTAGTTGATCTGGCTAAAGCACATGTGGTGGCGCTACAACGACTAATCGATCATAAAAACGAAAGTAAGGTGGAGGTGTTTAATGTTGGAACCGGAAAAGGAAGTTCGGTATTGGAAGTGATCCGCACCTTCGAAAAGGTGAGTGGGAAACTCTTACCGTATAAAATTGTAGGCCGACGCGAAGGTGATATAATCGAAGCCTATGCAAATACCGACAGGGCAAATCAGGTGTTGGGTTGGAAAGCGGAATTAACATTGGAACAGGCACTACATTCGGCCTGGAAATGGGAACAGAAAGTTCGAAATATATAATAAAAATCCCGACTTATAGTCGGGATTTTTATTAGCGTACCGGTTGATTTAAAATCAAGTCCAGGTATAAGTTGATTTTGTCTTTTAGCTCTTTACGAGGCGTGATAAAGTCAAGGAAACCGTGTTCTAAAACAAATTCCGATGTTTGGAATCCTTCCGGAAGGTCTTTTCCGGTGGTGTCTTTTACGACACGTGGTCCGGCAAAACCGATCAAAGCTCCCGGCTCGGCAATGTTAATATCACCTAACATCGCATAGGATGCTGTAGTTCCTCCGGTTGTCGGATCGGTACATAAGGAGATATACGGGATTTTTGCATCGGCCAATTGCGCCAGTTTTGCAGATGTTTTGGCTAACTGCATTAAGGAGTATGCCGCTTCCATCATACGGGCACCACCCGATTTGGAAATCATTACAAAAGGTACTTTATGCTTGATGGAATAATCGATTGCACGGGCAATTTTTTCCCCTACAACAGCTCCCATTGATCCTCCGATAAACGCAAAATCCATTGAAGCAACAACCAGGTCTTTCCCTTTGGATTTTCCTACTGCTGTACGAACCGCATCTTTTAATTTGGTTTTGTCGATAGCGTCTTTTAAACGATCGCTGTACTTTTTAGTATCCACAAATTTAAGCGGATCCTTGGAAGTCATGTTGGCATCCAGTTCTTTAAATTCGTTGTTGTCGAATAAAATCTCAAAATATTCTTTACTGCCAATGCGAACGTGATAGCCGTCTTCCGGGCTTACCCAAAGATTTTTTGCTAATTCTTCAGCATCAATGATTTTTCCTGTCGGTGATTTGTACCAAAGTCCTTTTGGTACATCTTTTTTATCTTCAGTTGCGGTTTGAATCCCTTTTGCTGTTCTTTTAAACCAAGCCATAGTTTTAAATTTGAATTAATCTGAATGTTACTACATTATAATGTATTAACGTTATTCAGGTCTTTAAACGCCTGTTCCAGACGTGTGTTAAACGTAATTTCTCCCTCGCGAACCCATTTTCTAGGGTCGTAGTGTTTTTTATTCGGAACATCGGCTCCTTCCGGATTTCCGATCTGTGTTCTTAAATAGTCAATTTTTGATACCATATAGTCACGAACCCCTTCGGTAAAAGCAAACTGAAGGTCGGTGTCAATATTCATTTTGATCACGCCATATGAAATCGCTTCCCGGATCTCTTCCAATGTCGAACCGGATCCACCATGGAATACAAAATCAACCGGGTTGTGTCCGGTGCTGAATTTGTTCTGAACGTATTCCTGAGAGTTTCTAAGGATTTTTGGTGTTAGTTTTACGTTACCCGGTTTGTAAACCCCGTGAACGTTTCCGAAAGCTGCGGCAACTGTAAAACGTGGACTGATTTTCATCAATTCCTCATAAGCATACGCTACTTCTTCCGGTTGTGTATATAATTTAGAGCTGTCTACATCCGAATTGTCTACACCGTCTTCTTCACCACCTGTGATTCCCAATTCAATTTCCAACGTCATTCCCATTTTGCTCATACGCTCCAAATATTTTTTGGAAATCTCCAGATTCTCTTCAATCGGCTCTTCGGAAAGATCGATCATGTGGGAACTGAACAATGGTTTTCC from Flavobacterium sp. WV_118_3 harbors:
- the galE gene encoding UDP-glucose 4-epimerase GalE, encoding MKVVVTGGLGFIGSHTVVELYRQGFEVVIVDNLSNSSIDVLTGIEKIIGVKPVFEQIDLRDKAVVTAFFEKHNDSIGVIHFAASKAVGESVENPLLYYENNIASLVYLLQELQKKKEAYFIFSSSCTVYGQAENMPITECASVQPAMSPYGNTKRIGEEIINDVAKVSGINAILLRYFNPIGAHETAEIGELPVGVPQNLVPFITQTAIGIRKELSVYGDDYPTADGTCIRDYIHVVDLAKAHVVALQRLIDHKNESKVEVFNVGTGKGSSVLEVIRTFEKVSGKLLPYKIVGRREGDIIEAYANTDRANQVLGWKAELTLEQALHSAWKWEQKVRNI
- the accD gene encoding acetyl-CoA carboxylase, carboxyltransferase subunit beta; translation: MAWFKRTAKGIQTATEDKKDVPKGLWYKSPTGKIIDAEELAKNLWVSPEDGYHVRIGSKEYFEILFDNNEFKELDANMTSKDPLKFVDTKKYSDRLKDAIDKTKLKDAVRTAVGKSKGKDLVVASMDFAFIGGSMGAVVGEKIARAIDYSIKHKVPFVMISKSGGARMMEAAYSLMQLAKTSAKLAQLADAKIPYISLCTDPTTGGTTASYAMLGDINIAEPGALIGFAGPRVVKDTTGKDLPEGFQTSEFVLEHGFLDFITPRKELKDKINLYLDLILNQPVR
- the fbaA gene encoding class II fructose-bisphosphate aldolase, translated to MAHTIKPGVATGDQVQEIFRYAKEKGFALPAVNVTGSSTINGVLETAAKLNAPVIIQFSNGGASFNAGKGLSNDGQKSAILGAIAGAKHIHTLAEAYGATVILHTDHCAKNLLPWIDGLLDASEEHFKQTGKPLFSSHMIDLSEEPIEENLEISKKYLERMSKMGMTLEIELGITGGEEDGVDNSDVDSSKLYTQPEEVAYAYEELMKISPRFTVAAAFGNVHGVYKPGNVKLTPKILRNSQEYVQNKFSTGHNPVDFVFHGGSGSTLEEIREAISYGVIKMNIDTDLQFAFTEGVRDYMVSKIDYLRTQIGNPEGADVPNKKHYDPRKWVREGEITFNTRLEQAFKDLNNVNTL